The following coding sequences are from one Alkalinema sp. FACHB-956 window:
- a CDS encoding carboxymuconolactone decarboxylase family protein, translated as MKHIRSYTGKLSTAIPDVMKSFYALSKASSAAGALDSKTKELIALAISVAIHCDDCIAFHTHSTLQAGATKEEILEMLGVAVFMGGGPSLMYATHVMEAVEELQKEST; from the coding sequence ATGAAGCACATCCGGAGCTATACCGGCAAACTCTCCACCGCAATCCCGGATGTTATGAAGAGTTTTTATGCGCTGAGTAAAGCATCCTCCGCTGCTGGTGCCCTAGACTCAAAAACGAAAGAACTGATTGCCTTAGCCATCTCTGTAGCAATTCACTGCGATGACTGTATTGCCTTCCATACCCATTCGACGCTGCAAGCGGGAGCGACCAAAGAAGAAATTCTGGAGATGTTAGGAGTTGCAGTCTTTATGGGAGGGGGGCCATCGCTGATGTATGCAACGCATGTAATGGAAGCCGTTGAAGAATTACAAAAAGAGTCCACCTAA
- the acsA gene encoding acetate--CoA ligase: MGWSPIEKSFKNWLVEPNLQDYEENRHTFSWSAIDAELKGTIEGLNIADIAVDRHAKGQRANHIALRFLRKNWDVQDFTYRDLNRQTNQFANVLKTLGMAKGDRVFVLSGRIPALYIAALGTLKNGSVFCPLFSAFGPEPIYQRMNRGDATVLVTTAALYQQKVAALRDQLPKLQHILLVDIEDHLEAGIWSLPKLMQAAADDCAIAPTQPEEMALLHFTSGTTGMPKGAIHVHKAVYAHYMTAKYVLDLHPDDIFWCTADPGWVTGTSYGIIAPLTHGVTSIIDEAEFDADRWYRILETQKVTVWYTAPTAIRRLMRLDIDPKTQYDLSHLRLVHSVGEPLNPEAVVWGQEKLDLPIHDNWWQTETGGIMIANYATMPIRPGSMGRPIPGVEAAIVRRHEDGTIEQITQPGVDGDLALKPDFPSIFRGYLHDEKRYRKCFVGGWYITGDLAMRDQDGYFWFVGREDDIIKTSGHMVGPFEVESALMEHPAVAEAGVIGKPNPMIGELVKAFVALKPGHEPSEALRLELLGFARQRLGAAVAPKELEFQESLPKTRSGKIMRRLLKARELGLPEGDLSTLETG, encoded by the coding sequence ATGGGCTGGAGTCCGATCGAGAAGTCCTTCAAAAATTGGTTGGTAGAACCGAATCTACAAGACTATGAGGAAAATCGACACACATTTTCCTGGAGCGCGATCGACGCTGAACTCAAAGGAACCATTGAGGGACTGAATATTGCTGATATTGCCGTCGATCGTCATGCCAAGGGCCAGCGAGCCAATCACATTGCCCTGCGCTTTCTGAGAAAGAACTGGGACGTTCAAGATTTTACTTATCGCGATCTCAACAGACAAACGAATCAATTCGCGAATGTTCTCAAAACGCTAGGAATGGCCAAAGGCGATCGCGTTTTTGTCCTCTCAGGACGCATTCCCGCGCTCTACATTGCAGCCCTGGGCACGTTGAAAAATGGCAGTGTTTTTTGTCCGCTCTTTTCTGCCTTTGGGCCAGAGCCGATTTATCAACGCATGAACCGGGGAGATGCCACCGTCTTAGTGACGACCGCAGCACTCTATCAACAGAAGGTAGCTGCATTGCGCGATCAGTTGCCGAAGTTACAGCACATTCTTTTAGTCGATATCGAAGACCATTTAGAAGCGGGAATTTGGTCGCTTCCCAAGTTGATGCAAGCGGCAGCAGATGATTGTGCGATCGCACCCACTCAGCCAGAAGAGATGGCACTGTTGCACTTCACCAGTGGTACCACCGGAATGCCAAAGGGAGCGATTCACGTTCACAAAGCGGTATATGCCCATTACATGACGGCAAAATATGTGCTCGATTTACACCCTGACGACATCTTTTGGTGTACGGCTGATCCGGGATGGGTCACGGGAACATCTTACGGCATCATTGCACCGCTGACCCACGGCGTGACTAGCATTATTGACGAAGCAGAGTTTGATGCCGATCGTTGGTATCGCATTCTCGAAACGCAAAAAGTAACGGTTTGGTACACCGCTCCAACGGCAATTCGGCGATTGATGCGATTGGACATAGACCCGAAAACGCAATACGATTTGAGCCATCTGCGACTCGTGCATAGTGTGGGAGAACCGCTCAACCCCGAAGCCGTGGTTTGGGGACAGGAAAAGTTAGACTTACCAATTCACGATAACTGGTGGCAAACAGAAACGGGTGGCATCATGATCGCCAACTATGCCACTATGCCCATCCGTCCGGGTTCAATGGGTCGTCCCATTCCTGGGGTAGAAGCCGCGATCGTTCGGCGGCACGAAGACGGCACGATCGAGCAAATTACCCAACCGGGCGTGGATGGAGACTTAGCTCTAAAACCGGATTTCCCCTCGATCTTTCGCGGCTATCTCCATGATGAGAAACGCTACCGCAAATGCTTTGTTGGGGGTTGGTACATTACGGGTGATTTAGCCATGCGAGATCAGGATGGCTACTTCTGGTTTGTGGGACGCGAAGACGACATCATTAAAACCTCCGGACACATGGTGGGGCCTTTTGAGGTTGAAAGCGCTTTGATGGAGCATCCCGCCGTGGCGGAAGCGGGTGTGATTGGCAAACCGAATCCGATGATTGGCGAGTTAGTCAAAGCCTTTGTTGCCCTCAAACCCGGACATGAACCCAGTGAAGCGCTCAGACTAGAACTCCTAGGATTCGCTCGGCAAAGATTAGGCGCAGCCGTTGCGCCAAAGGAGTTGGAATTTCAAGAATCGTTGCCCAAAACTCGCAGCGGCAAAATTATGCGCCGATTACTCAAAGCACGGGAATTAGGTTTACCCGAAGGCGATCTATCGACATTGGAGACGGGCTGA
- the pdhA gene encoding pyruvate dehydrogenase (acetyl-transferring) E1 component subunit alpha, translating into MKKKHGTTQAPAAVNSHQHLRDLLYQMLRIRRFEDKCAELYSDMKIRGFLHLYNGEEAVAVGVMQALNPEDAIVATYREHGQALARGIPMNTIMAEMFGKQEGCCRGRGGSMHLFDKEHRFYGGNAIVGGGLPLAVGLALADKKLDRKRLTCCFLGDGAMAEGEFHESMNLAALWQVPVLFVCENNQYAMGTALKYSHAVTNLVQKAASYGIDHAAVDGMDVLAVEEVAQKAATAIRETGKPFFLECTTYRFRAHSMFDAELYREKAEVEQWKQRCPIATLTQQLKEQEKISDADLEAMEQLIHQEINHAIAFAEAGTWEPVEELTRFVYSEPSI; encoded by the coding sequence ATGAAGAAGAAACATGGGACGACACAAGCACCTGCTGCGGTTAATTCTCATCAACACTTGCGCGACCTTCTCTATCAAATGCTACGGATTCGCCGCTTTGAGGACAAGTGTGCAGAACTCTACAGCGACATGAAAATTCGCGGTTTTTTGCATCTCTACAACGGCGAAGAAGCAGTTGCAGTGGGCGTGATGCAAGCCTTGAACCCGGAGGATGCGATCGTGGCAACCTATCGGGAACATGGTCAAGCACTGGCACGCGGAATTCCAATGAACACCATCATGGCGGAGATGTTTGGCAAGCAGGAAGGCTGTTGTCGCGGTCGCGGTGGGTCAATGCATTTATTTGATAAAGAGCATCGCTTCTACGGTGGGAATGCGATCGTTGGGGGTGGTTTGCCGTTAGCTGTCGGACTGGCTTTAGCGGATAAAAAGCTCGATCGAAAACGGCTTACCTGCTGTTTTTTGGGCGATGGTGCAATGGCGGAAGGAGAGTTTCATGAATCGATGAATTTAGCCGCATTGTGGCAGGTTCCTGTCCTGTTCGTTTGCGAAAACAATCAATATGCGATGGGCACTGCACTGAAGTACTCCCACGCTGTCACGAATCTAGTGCAGAAAGCAGCCAGTTATGGCATTGATCACGCGGCAGTGGATGGAATGGATGTTTTAGCCGTTGAGGAAGTTGCTCAAAAAGCAGCAACTGCTATCCGAGAAACTGGAAAACCGTTCTTCTTAGAATGTACCACCTATCGGTTCCGGGCCCATTCGATGTTCGATGCAGAACTCTATCGAGAAAAGGCAGAAGTGGAACAGTGGAAGCAACGCTGTCCAATTGCAACACTAACGCAACAGCTTAAGGAACAGGAAAAAATTAGCGATGCGGATTTAGAAGCAATGGAACAATTAATTCATCAAGAAATCAATCATGCGATCGCGTTTGCAGAAGCCGGAACTTGGGAACCTGTGGAAGAATTAACTCGCTTTGTCTACTCGGAGCCAAGTATCTAG
- a CDS encoding alpha-ketoacid dehydrogenase subunit beta, translated as MNYGIDTSTDNSPLMIRTTYREAVRDAIRESILKDDRVFLMGEDVGRYGGAFGVTKGLLQELGPDKIMDTPLCESGFTGAGIGAALGGMRPIVEVMTVNFSLLAADQILNTAATYLHMSGGLFNIPLVIRMGTGGGKQLAAQHSHSLEGWYAHIPGIKVLTPAVLEDARGMLWSALEDPDPVLIFENTLLYNMEGELPATAGAVDIDRACIRRVGRDVTLISYSASLFKALEATETLAQEGIEAEVIDLRVLRPLDETTFLNSVAKTHRAVIIDEGWRSGSISAEISARIMEKAFYDLDAPVERICAAEVPIPYANHLEQAALPQPTTIVNTVRRMVTRHG; from the coding sequence ATGAACTATGGGATTGATACCAGTACAGATAATTCACCGCTGATGATTCGGACAACCTATCGAGAAGCGGTGCGAGACGCAATTCGAGAGTCAATTCTGAAGGACGATCGCGTGTTCTTGATGGGGGAAGATGTCGGACGCTATGGTGGAGCATTTGGCGTGACAAAAGGGCTGTTACAAGAATTGGGGCCTGACAAGATTATGGATACGCCGCTGTGTGAGTCTGGGTTTACTGGAGCCGGAATTGGCGCAGCACTGGGCGGAATGCGTCCGATCGTCGAAGTGATGACGGTTAACTTTAGCTTACTTGCTGCGGATCAAATTCTCAATACGGCAGCAACCTATCTGCATATGTCCGGTGGTTTGTTTAATATTCCGCTTGTCATTCGCATGGGAACCGGAGGCGGCAAGCAATTAGCAGCACAGCACTCCCATAGTTTAGAAGGGTGGTATGCGCACATTCCTGGAATTAAAGTCCTGACGCCTGCGGTTCTCGAAGATGCCCGTGGAATGCTTTGGAGCGCCCTGGAAGATCCCGATCCAGTGCTGATTTTTGAGAACACTTTGCTCTATAACATGGAAGGCGAACTGCCTGCCACTGCGGGCGCAGTGGATATCGATCGCGCCTGTATTCGTCGAGTCGGTCGGGATGTGACACTCATCAGCTACAGTGCCAGTTTATTTAAAGCCCTCGAAGCCACAGAAACTCTCGCCCAAGAAGGGATCGAAGCAGAAGTGATTGATTTGCGGGTGCTTCGTCCCCTCGATGAGACTACGTTTCTCAACTCTGTTGCTAAAACCCATCGAGCCGTCATTATTGATGAAGGCTGGCGCAGTGGCAGCATCTCCGCCGAAATTAGCGCTCGCATTATGGAAAAAGCATTTTATGACCTAGATGCCCCTGTAGAACGGATCTGTGCGGCTGAAGTACCTATTCCCTATGCCAATCATTTAGAACAAGCTGCACTGCCCCAACCAACCACGATCGTCAATACAGTACGGAGGATGGTGACGAGACATGGCTGA
- a CDS encoding dihydrolipoamide acetyltransferase family protein has protein sequence MAEFRMPSLGADMRTGTLVAWKVKPGDHLKHGDIIADVETDKGIMEIEVFENCIVEELLLAPDTKVPVGTPMAKLKLEDGAEKETIAVTDREQPSPPPAIEVPTIPVPELPQEERLRVSPLARKLATELGVDLTQVKGTGADGAIHQMDVEEAAKKLQPKPKPAEKVVALPPEAKSPEAKPTTTDFQAGMRRAIAAAMSRSNREIPHYYLETRIDMSHALQWLETENQKRSIKERILPVVLLIKAVAKALTDVPELNGYWIDDQLQVQEAIHIGFAISLRQGGLVTPAIHHADLKSLDELMAALRDLIERTRGGHLRSSELSDATITLTSLGDIGVEKVYGVIYPPQVALVGFGKIAEQPWAERGMLDVRPVLTATLAGDHRATDGMIGARFLQAINTHLQAVEKL, from the coding sequence ATGGCTGAATTTCGGATGCCCAGTTTAGGGGCAGATATGAGAACTGGCACCTTAGTCGCATGGAAAGTCAAACCCGGCGATCATCTCAAACATGGTGACATCATTGCAGATGTGGAAACCGACAAAGGTATCATGGAAATTGAAGTCTTTGAAAACTGCATCGTTGAAGAGCTTCTACTCGCACCGGATACTAAAGTGCCCGTAGGAACGCCAATGGCGAAACTGAAATTAGAAGACGGTGCAGAAAAAGAAACGATCGCGGTCACCGATCGCGAACAACCTAGCCCACCTCCTGCAATCGAAGTTCCGACAATTCCGGTACCGGAACTCCCCCAAGAAGAACGCCTGCGTGTTTCGCCCCTGGCTCGTAAGCTAGCAACTGAATTGGGTGTGGACTTAACCCAAGTGAAAGGTACTGGAGCCGATGGTGCGATTCACCAAATGGATGTGGAAGAAGCTGCAAAAAAACTGCAACCAAAACCAAAGCCAGCAGAAAAAGTAGTCGCTCTACCACCTGAAGCAAAATCGCCGGAAGCAAAACCGACGACCACTGATTTTCAGGCCGGAATGCGACGCGCGATCGCGGCTGCCATGTCCCGCTCCAATCGTGAGATTCCACATTACTATCTAGAAACTCGGATCGACATGAGCCATGCACTGCAATGGTTAGAGACAGAGAATCAGAAGCGATCGATCAAAGAACGTATCTTACCTGTCGTTCTGCTGATCAAAGCAGTCGCAAAGGCATTAACCGACGTTCCAGAATTGAATGGATATTGGATAGATGATCAGCTTCAAGTCCAAGAAGCCATTCACATCGGTTTTGCGATTTCCTTACGGCAAGGGGGTTTAGTCACACCTGCAATCCACCATGCGGATCTCAAAAGCCTTGATGAATTGATGGCAGCCCTGCGCGACTTGATCGAACGAACCAGAGGCGGACATCTGCGCAGTTCAGAACTCTCTGATGCGACAATAACGCTGACGAGCCTGGGAGATATTGGCGTTGAAAAGGTCTACGGTGTGATCTATCCACCCCAAGTTGCGTTAGTCGGTTTCGGCAAAATTGCTGAGCAGCCTTGGGCAGAACGAGGCATGCTCGATGTTCGTCCGGTTCTAACTGCAACGTTGGCAGGGGATCATCGTGCAACCGATGGCATGATTGGTGCAAGATTTTTACAAGCAATCAACACACATCTGCAAGCGGTTGAGAAACTGTAA
- a CDS encoding acyl carrier protein → MAITEIQIKETIFKLLKNIAPDSSPEALGQEDDVRETLGIDSYDFLNFMIGVNEEFGVEIPETAYGKLITLNDMTQYILAHAQS, encoded by the coding sequence ATGGCCATTACTGAAATTCAAATTAAGGAAACCATCTTCAAGCTCTTGAAGAATATTGCTCCGGATTCTTCCCCGGAAGCTTTAGGCCAGGAGGATGATGTTCGAGAAACGCTAGGAATTGATTCCTACGATTTTCTCAATTTTATGATTGGGGTAAATGAGGAATTTGGTGTTGAGATTCCAGAGACCGCTTATGGGAAGTTGATCACGTTAAATGATATGACTCAATACATCTTAGCCCACGCTCAATCATAG
- a CDS encoding Uma2 family endonuclease, whose product MTIANSPPQLSLPDHKQLPESDGTFVKNFQEHPQSLLLTSSIQPVLQALHPDGQYAIGQDCGIYWRLVDPPERGAEAPDWFYVPNVAPLLDGERRRSYVMWKEIIAPLIAIQFVSGDGTEERDRTSPFDNNEAQAGKFWVYEQAIRIPFYAIYEVDRASVEVYELIGNRYQQLSPNDRGHYPIPNLGVELGIWQGVFFNQNLPWLRWWDSAGNLLLTGDERADQEHQRAERLAAKLRELGVDPSDV is encoded by the coding sequence ATGACGATCGCCAACTCACCACCCCAACTGTCTCTGCCGGATCACAAGCAGCTACCTGAATCCGATGGAACCTTTGTGAAGAACTTTCAAGAACATCCTCAGAGTTTGTTACTCACCAGTTCCATTCAGCCCGTATTGCAGGCATTGCACCCAGATGGGCAATATGCGATCGGTCAGGATTGCGGGATTTATTGGCGCTTGGTTGACCCACCGGAGCGAGGCGCAGAAGCCCCGGATTGGTTTTATGTGCCCAATGTCGCGCCCTTGCTGGATGGGGAACGGCGACGCTCCTATGTCATGTGGAAGGAAATTATTGCGCCGCTAATCGCGATCCAGTTTGTGTCTGGAGACGGAACCGAAGAACGCGATAGGACTTCCCCCTTTGACAATAACGAAGCGCAAGCGGGTAAGTTTTGGGTCTATGAGCAGGCCATTCGGATTCCGTTCTATGCCATTTATGAGGTCGATCGGGCGTCGGTTGAGGTCTATGAACTGATTGGTAATCGCTATCAACAATTGTCGCCCAACGATCGGGGGCATTATCCGATTCCCAATTTAGGCGTTGAATTAGGCATTTGGCAGGGTGTGTTTTTCAATCAGAATTTGCCTTGGCTGCGGTGGTGGGATAGTGCTGGAAATTTACTTTTGACCGGAGATGAACGAGCAGACCAGGAGCACCAACGGGCAGAGCGCTTAGCAGCTAAACTGCGCGAGCTAGGCGTTGACCCATCAGACGTTTAG
- a CDS encoding nucleotidyltransferase domain-containing protein, whose product MISIEVQEKLTQIVASQPYPLVFATVSGAHLYGFPSPDSDYDLRGVHLLPLRELVGLHTGQETIEVSQQLPDLELDLVTHELKKFMGLLLRRNGYVLEQLLSPLVIHSSSVHEELCEIAPDCITRHHSHHYLGFAQTQWRLFSQGNPLKVKPLLYVYRVLLTGIHLMQTGVVEANLVTLNQQFQLAYLDDLIAQKVTGTEKGELSATDLEFHHQEFTRLLAELESARDRSHLANEPTAEAELNDLLLRVRLGS is encoded by the coding sequence ATGATCTCGATCGAGGTTCAAGAAAAACTCACCCAAATCGTGGCTTCCCAACCCTATCCCTTGGTGTTCGCCACCGTGAGCGGTGCCCATCTCTATGGCTTTCCTTCCCCGGATTCTGACTACGATCTACGCGGGGTGCATCTGTTGCCCTTGCGGGAACTGGTTGGCTTGCATACAGGCCAAGAAACGATCGAAGTCTCGCAACAGTTGCCCGATTTGGAATTGGATCTTGTGACCCATGAGTTGAAAAAATTTATGGGATTGCTGCTGCGGCGCAATGGCTATGTGTTGGAGCAGTTGCTGTCGCCGTTGGTGATCCATAGTTCCTCAGTGCATGAAGAATTATGTGAGATCGCGCCGGATTGCATCACTCGGCACCACAGTCACCACTACCTCGGATTTGCCCAAACCCAATGGCGACTGTTTAGCCAAGGCAATCCGCTGAAGGTGAAACCTTTGCTGTATGTCTATCGCGTCTTGCTCACGGGAATTCATCTGATGCAAACGGGAGTCGTGGAAGCCAATTTGGTGACTCTGAATCAGCAGTTTCAGTTGGCTTACTTGGATGACTTAATTGCTCAGAAAGTGACGGGCACCGAGAAAGGTGAACTGTCCGCTACCGATTTGGAATTTCACCACCAGGAATTTACGCGATTATTGGCTGAACTGGAAAGTGCCCGCGATCGGAGTCACTTGGCCAATGAACCCACCGCAGAAGCGGAATTAAATGATTTACTGTTACGGGTGCGTTTAGGTTCCTAA
- a CDS encoding nucleotidyltransferase domain-containing protein — MTQNLTGVTLIVPAGTQVVSQVAIANHCLRGTVGVITQVPTDGNHTYRIKLPTGAEINLKRHEFSIRKQFQSVGMTDRVADSDLMQFVIYRCIIGSRAYGLDDEASDVDRRGIYLPPADLHWAMYGVPEQLENKANEECYWELQKFLVLALKANPNVLECLYSPLVETCNPIAAELLEMRSIFLSQLIYQTYNSYVLSQFKKMEQDLRNQGMVRPKHAMHLIRLLLSGITILREGFVPVQVADHREALLAIKYQQMSWDAVNAWRLQLHGEFDRAFRQTQLPERPDYDRANAFLIQARRSRV; from the coding sequence ATGACCCAAAACCTGACAGGTGTAACCCTCATTGTTCCAGCGGGAACTCAAGTGGTTAGCCAAGTTGCCATTGCCAACCATTGCCTCCGGGGGACAGTCGGCGTCATCACCCAAGTCCCGACCGATGGCAACCATACCTATCGCATCAAATTACCCACCGGTGCAGAAATCAATCTGAAACGCCATGAATTTAGCATTCGCAAACAATTTCAATCCGTAGGCATGACTGATCGCGTTGCTGACTCCGACCTGATGCAATTTGTGATTTATCGCTGTATCATCGGTTCCCGCGCCTACGGTTTGGATGATGAGGCTTCTGATGTCGATCGCCGGGGAATTTATCTCCCCCCTGCCGATTTGCACTGGGCCATGTATGGTGTGCCAGAACAATTGGAAAACAAAGCGAATGAGGAATGCTATTGGGAATTGCAAAAGTTTCTAGTTCTCGCCCTCAAAGCTAATCCCAATGTATTGGAGTGTTTATACTCTCCCCTGGTTGAAACCTGTAACCCGATCGCCGCAGAGTTGTTGGAAATGCGATCGATCTTTCTTTCGCAACTGATTTACCAAACCTACAATAGCTACGTTCTGTCCCAATTTAAAAAGATGGAACAGGACTTACGTAATCAAGGAATGGTGCGGCCTAAACATGCCATGCATTTAATCCGACTGCTGCTTTCAGGCATTACGATTCTGCGAGAAGGTTTTGTTCCGGTGCAAGTGGCCGATCACCGGGAGGCATTGTTGGCGATTAAATACCAGCAAATGTCCTGGGATGCTGTCAATGCATGGCGGTTACAATTGCATGGGGAATTTGATCGGGCCTTTCGCCAAACCCAGCTACCCGAACGGCCAGACTACGATCGGGCCAATGCATTTCTCATCCAAGCACGACGATCGCGGGTTTAA
- a CDS encoding aldo/keto reductase codes for MFQSESPLGERMVATKVLPTLREFGIGFVPYCPLGRGLLTGRVKRAEAFENDD; via the coding sequence ATCTTTCAGTCCGAGTCTCCGCTTGGGGAACGCATGGTTGCAACCAAGGTTTTGCCTACGTTGCGAGAATTCGGAATTGGTTTTGTTCCCTACTGTCCTCTGGGTCGAGGATTGCTAACAGGACGAGTCAAACGGGCTGAAGCATTTGAAAATGACGACTAA
- a CDS encoding HXXEE domain-containing protein produces MLNRLVSFWVYGGALAAILLLLLSPLLARNWSMLMLATFLHLPIYMIHQLEEHDQDRFRTFFNQTICQGHDALSKTAVFVTNVPGVWLVITAALYAASAAHPGWCLVAVYLVLVNAFVHIAHAILFRRYNPGLGTALLLFLPLGCYTLWLVHHTQSATLLHHAAGVTSAVLIHLAILLHVQRRVRDLQRQQSISAQ; encoded by the coding sequence ATGCTCAACCGCCTTGTTTCATTCTGGGTCTATGGCGGGGCATTAGCAGCCATACTTCTTTTGCTGCTTTCTCCGCTTCTAGCAAGGAACTGGTCAATGCTGATGCTAGCAACGTTCCTGCATCTGCCCATCTACATGATCCATCAACTCGAGGAACATGATCAGGATCGGTTTAGAACGTTCTTCAACCAGACGATCTGCCAGGGACACGACGCGCTATCCAAAACCGCAGTCTTCGTCACAAATGTGCCTGGTGTGTGGTTGGTGATCACGGCTGCTCTTTACGCTGCGAGTGCAGCACATCCTGGTTGGTGCTTGGTTGCCGTCTACCTCGTTCTGGTCAACGCATTCGTTCACATCGCACATGCCATACTTTTTCGCCGGTATAACCCTGGCCTCGGCACCGCACTCCTTCTCTTCTTGCCTTTGGGATGCTACACCCTTTGGCTCGTCCATCACACCCAATCTGCCACGCTCTTGCACCATGCTGCGGGAGTGACATCGGCTGTCCTAATTCATCTGGCAATACTGCTCCATGTGCAGCGCAGAGTCCGCGACCTCCAACGCCAACAGTCGATAAGCGCTCAGTGA
- a CDS encoding phosphotyrosine protein phosphatase yields the protein MNLLFVCSANQLRSPTGEEVFSQYKGIEAIGCGTNRDSATPLSGDLIEWADIIFVMEPYHRNQVSKKFKSLLKGKKLVCLDIPDHYQRMDPALIRLLESKVSKHVRLERHL from the coding sequence ATGAATCTGCTTTTTGTTTGTAGTGCCAATCAATTGAGAAGTCCAACGGGGGAAGAGGTCTTTAGTCAGTACAAGGGAATCGAGGCAATTGGCTGTGGAACCAATCGCGATTCGGCGACGCCGCTCAGTGGAGATCTGATTGAGTGGGCCGATATTATTTTCGTTATGGAACCGTATCACCGTAATCAGGTGTCGAAGAAGTTCAAGTCATTGCTGAAGGGCAAAAAATTGGTCTGCTTAGACATCCCAGATCATTACCAAAGAATGGACCCAGCTTTAATTAGGCTGCTAGAATCCAAAGTCTCTAAGCACGTACGACTAGAGCGTCATCTATAA